TAAATGCGCACAGGTGTTTTGTCGTTGCCCTCGATCTTGCCGAGCGCATCGTAGACCTCCTCGCCCATGCCGTGGAGCCTTTGAAATTCGAACGAACGCCCGCCTGCCATCTCCTTGATCGCGGCAACCGTATAGGCGTTGTGCGTCGCAAAGGCGGGGCGGATCACGTCGTCGTGTTCGAACAGGCGTGCGGCGCAGGCGAGATAGGACACGTCGGTCGCGATCTTGCGGGTGAAGACCGGGTAATCGGAGTAACCGCCGACCTGGCTGATCTTTATCTCGCTGTCCCAGTAGGCACCTTTCACGAGCCGCACGAAGAGCTTGCGGTTGTGGCGGCGAGCGAGCTTCGCGACCCAGTCGCACAGGGGCACGCCGCGCTTCTGGTATGCCTGCACTGCAAGGCCGAAACCCTCCCAGCGCGATCCGTCTTCGCGGGTGAAAAGCTCGTCATCAGCGACCAGGTCCTCGATGATGTCGAGGCTGACTTCGAGCCGCTCTGCCTCTTCGGCGTCGAGAGTGAAGTGGATGTTCGCATCGCGCGCCTTGATCGCGAGCGCCTTGACGATCGGGACGATATCCGCGCGCGCTTCTTCAGCATGGAAGTGCGTGTATTTCGGGTGCAGCGCCGAGAGCTTCACCGAAATGCCGGGCGAGGGACCGACGCCGCCCTGCGCTTCGTTCGTGAGCCGGTCGAGCGCTCCTTCGTAGGCCACGCGGTAACGCTCGGCATCGGCGAATGTCATCGCCGCTTCGCCCAGCATGTCGAACGAATGCGTAAGCCCCTTCGCGCGCTCGGGCTTGGCGCGCTTCAGCGCCTCTCCGATCGTGCGCCCGAACACGAATTGCCCGCCGAGGATGCGCATTGCCTGCAGCGTCGCCGTGCGGATAACCGGTTCGCCCAGGCGGTTCATCGTCTTGCGCAGCGTCTTGCCCATGCCGCGCTGGTGTTCTTCGGGCGGGTCGAGCACTTCGCCCGTGAGCATCAGCGAAAAGGTCGCGGCATTGACGAAGGTGGAGGAACTTTCGCCGAGATGTTCGCCCCAGTCGATCTCGCCGATCTTGTCGCGGATCAGCGCGTCGGCTGTCTCGTCGTCCGGTACGCGCAGCAGCGCCTCGGCAAGGCACATCAGCGCGATACCTTCTTCGGTGTCGAGGCCGTATTGCTGGAGAAATGCGTCGATCCCGCTTGCCTTTTGCGACCGTGCGCCTTCGATCAGCGCGATGGCCAGATCCGCCGCCGGACCGCTTACCTTGCGCGCGGGAGCGGCCTGTTCGATCCGTTTGGCGATGCACGCGTTTTCGTCTTCGCGATAGGCGCGGCGCAGTTCGCTTCGGTCGAGCGAGCTGGAAGATTTCGGAGGCAGGCTGGTCGTGGTCACGTCTCTTGTTTCGCTTCTCTCAGGGGCGACTCGGTTATCGCAGCCGACTTGGACCCAGGCGGGGCGGAGCGCAAGAAAAGTCGCAGCGACACTAGGGGAATTCGCAGCGAATACGGCGCTTGATCGACCCCGCCGCGCTGGCTAGTCATCGAAGCCATGGCGCTATTCTGCTTCTATTGCCGCGACGGCGAAAACAGCGAGACCTTGCGCGCGATCCATCTCGAGGCGCAGCGCGAATGGATGGCCCGGCATGACGAGAACTATCTCGCCGCCGGCCCGCTAACCAACAGGAAGGGCGAGTTCGTCGGCTCCTTGCTGATTATCGAGGCCGAGGATGAAGAGGCCGCGCGCGCGACGGTGAACGACGATCCGTATCTCGTCGGCGGCGTGTGGCAATCGATCCGGGTTGACCGGTTCGAGCCGGTGAAGGGCCGGTGGACCGACGGCGGCTGAGTGCCGCCGAGCCGCGTTCAGTTTTCGAACAGCCGCCCGGCCACCGCATCGAGCCGTGCCAGCACGGCGGGATCGTGCTCGTCGGGAGCGGTAATCACCGCATCGTCGAGCGCGGTGTCGATCGGCGAGGGTTTGCGCTTCTTGGGCAGCCCCGCGATGAACTTTGCCACCATGTCGCGCGCGAGCTCGCCATTGGCCTGCATCTGCGCAATCACCTGTGCAACATCGACGCTTTCGCCCTCGCGCCAGCAATCGTAATCGGTCGCCATCCCGATCAGCGCGTAAGGCAGCTCGGCCTCGCGCGCGAGGCGGGCCTCTGGCATGGCGGTCATCCCGATCACGTCCGCGCCCCACTGGCGGTAGAGCCGGCTTTCGGCGCGGGTCGAGAATTGCGGGCCTTCGATCGCGATATAGGTCGCGCCGACCGCGACCTTGCCCTTGCAAGCGGTGATCGCCTTGGCCGCCATTTCGGACAGCCGCTCGCACACCGGATCGGCCATCGAGACATGGGTAACGAAGCCGCTGGTAAAATAGGTGCTGTCGCGGTGCATCGTGCGGTCGATGAACTGTTCGACCACGGCAAAGCGCCCCGGCTCGATTTCCTCGCGCAGGCTACCCACCGCGGAGATCGCGAGGATATCGGTGCAGCCGGCGCGTTTGAGCGCATCGATATTCGCACGCGAATTGAGCTCGGTCGGCGAGATCGGATGGCCGCGACCGTGGCGGGGGAGAAAGCGGACTTTCACACCGTTCAACGTCCCGCACAGCACCTCGTCCGAGGGGTCACCCCAAGGCGTGTCGATCGCGATCCACTGCTCGTCCTCGAGGCCCTCGATATTGTAGAGCCCCGATCCGCCGATGATCCCGATGCACCATTCGCTGGCCATGCATGTGTCCCTGTCTGCCGCGCGTTGATATTCCACGCGATTAGTGAGGGAGCCTTAAGTTAGATTGAAGCGCTCGGGCAAGGCCTTGCGGATAAAGCCGTCCGCCTTTGCGAACGGGCCGGCGATCGAGGGGCGGTCCCTCATCCGCTCGAAATGCTCAGCGAGCGCCGGGTAATCGTCGAGTGGCATCTCGGCGACGAGGTAGATCTGCATCAGGATGCAGGCGATCGAGATGTCTGCGATCGAAAGCGTGTCCCCGGTGCAGAAAGTGCGCCCTTCAAGTTCGGTGTTGAGGAAGGCGAGGATCGGCGGGATGTCCTCCGCCCAGGTCTTGCGCGCTTTCTCAACATCAGGCTCCTTGCCCTGGTTCACCGCGAAGAAGATCGGGCGGAAGATGCCAAGGCCGCCGGTAGCAGCGAGAGTGGTGTCGACATATTCCTCGATCATCAAGGCTCGGCCATGGGCATAGGCGTCCTCGCAATAGAGCGAGGGTTCGGGGTGCTTGCGTTCGATATAGGCGCAGATGGCTGAGGAATCAGCGATGGTGCCCGCCACGCCCTCCTCGGCGATCGAGCGGTCGCGCAGCACCGGAATGCGCTTCATCGGCGAGATTTCGAGAAACCATTCGGGCGGGTCGAACACATTCACCGGCTCGATGTCGAAGGGCACGTTCTTCTCGATGCAGACGGCTGCAACCTTGCGCACGAACGGCGATACGGGGCTGCCATAGATTACGAGGTCGGAGGTTGAGTCGGTCATGGGGGTCTCCTCTTTCGCCTTTTGCATAAGGCTCAGGTTGCAAGACGCAACTGATATGGTGCAACTGATAGGCGAGAATCGCGCCCGCAACTTCTAGACTGCCCGTAATCGGCAACGCGATTTGCAATTGATTTTCGCGCGCGAAGGTTCACCTTCCTTTGCGAGAGACATTCCTGCGCATACGGATTCAAGAGAGGAAACAGCATGGTCACCCAATACAAGAACCTGATCAACGGCGAGATGATCGATACCGGCGAATGGCTCGACGTCGTCAATCCCGCGAACGAGGAGGTCATCGGTCAGGTCCCGGCCTGCGGCGCGGATGAACTGGACAAGGCCGTCGCCGCCGCGCGCGCCGCGTTCAAGACGTGGAAGAATACAAGCTTCGAGGAACGTCAGGCCGCATGCATGGCGATTTCCGGCGCGATCAAGGAAAACGCCGACGAACTCTACCGCCTGCTCACCAGCGAGCAGGGCAAGCCGCACGAACAGGCCAAGGGCGAGATTTACGGCGCGGCCGGCATGTCCGCCGCCCAGGCGACGCTCAAGCTCGAGGACGAGATCAACGAGGATTCCGAGCAGCGCCTTTCGCGCACGCGCCGCGTTCCGGTGGGCGTGGTTGGCGGGATCGTGCCGTGGAACTTCCCGGTGATGATGGCGGTGCAAAAGATCATCCCGGCGCTGATGAGCGGCTGCACCATCGTGCTGAAGCCCTCGCCCTTCACCCCGCTCACCACCCTGCGCCTGGCAGAGCTGATCGCGGACAAGGTGCCCCCCGGCACGGTCAACATCATCACCGGCGAGGACAGCCTCGGCCCGATGATCACCGCGCACCCCGATATCGACAAGATCACCTTCACCGGCTCGACCGCCACGGGCAAGAAGATCATGGAAGGCGCGAGCGCGGATCTGAAGCGCATCACGCTCGAACTCGGCGGCAACGATGCCTCGATCGTGCTGCCCGATGCCGATCCCAAGAAGGTGGCCGAGCAATTGTTCTGGTCCGCCTTTTCCAATGCGGGCCAGATCTGCGTTGCGGCCAAGCGCATCTATATCCACGAGGATATCTACGACGAGATTGCCGAGGCGATCGCCGAATATGCCAAGACTGTGAAGGTCGGCGACGGGTCCGAGCAGGGCACCGGAGTCGGCCCGATCCAGAACAAGAAGCAGTATGACCGCGTGATCGAGCTGATCGAGGACGCCAAGGCCAACGGCTACCAGTTCCTTACCGGCGGGGAGGTCGATCCCTCGGGCACGGGCTATTACGTGCCGATCTCGATCCTCGACAACCCGCCCGAAGACGCGCGGATCGTCGCCGAGGAACAGTTCGGCCCGGTGGTCCCGCTGATGAAATTCTCGAGCGAGGAGGAAGTGATCGAGCGCGCCAACAATTCCGAATACGGGCTTGCGGGCGCTGTATGGACAGGCAACCCGGAAAAGGGCGTGGAGATCGCCGAACAGCTCGAGACGGGCACGGTTTGGGTCAACGAATATCTCCACCTCTCGCCCTTCACCCCGTTCGGCGGGCACAAGCAATCGGGCTTTGGCGCTGAATACGGCCTCGATGGCCTCAAGGAGTTCACCTATCCGCAGGTGATCACGGTGAAGAAGGATGCCGAAGTCGCCTGACGCGCTGATCGTTCGGTGGGCGACACGACTCCTGACCAGTTGATCGAGGGGCTGGCGCGCGTCTGTTCGCGTGCCGGCCTCCCGCCACCTTCGGACCTGATGCGCCTCACCGGCGGGGCGACCATGGAAAGCTGGCGGTTTTCCGCTGGCGAGGACCAATTCGTCCTGCGCCGCGCGCCCTCTCTCGCTTTCATGGAGGACCGGCCCTACGGCCATGATACCGAGGCGGCGGTGATCGAAGCCGCGCGGGCGGCGGGGGTAACGGCGCCCGAGGTGGTCGCGGTGCTCGGGCCGGAGGACGGGATCGGCAGCGGCTTCGTGATGCGCGCTCTGCCGGGCACGCCCAATCCCAAAGAGATACTCGAATTCGATGGAGCCGACGCGCTGCTGAAACAGGCGGCGCGTGATCTGGCGCGCATACATTCGCTTGGGCCCGGAGATGTGCCCGAGGCTGTGCCGGTTATGGATTACCGCGAAGCGATTGCAGACCTGCGCCAGCAATTCGAGGAAGCGGGCGGCGACCGCCCGATCATCGCGCTTGGCCTCAAATGGATGGAAGACAATTGTCCCGACCCGCTCGAGCCAGTGCTGGTGCATGGCGATTATCGGATGGGCAACTTGCTCGCCGAAGGCTCACGATTGACCGGTGTGCTCGACTGGGAGCTCGCCCATTTCGGTGACCGGCACGAGGATCTGGCGTTCGGCTGCATGGCGGTGTGGCGCTTCCACCGATACGATCGGCCAGCGCTGGGGCTGGGATCGCTGGAGGATTACTTCAGAGCCTACGAGGCCGAGGCGGGTGTGAAAGTAGACCGCGAGCGCTTCCGCTACTGGCTGATCCACCGCACTGTGTGGTGGGCGCTGGGCTGCCTCAAGATGGCGAAGATCTGGCGCAGCGGCGAAGACCGGATGCTGGAGCGGGTGGTGATCTCCCGCCGGACGAGCGAGCAGGAGCTGGATTTGCTGATGCTGCTGGAGGAGGACTTGCCGGAAAAGCTCCTTTATCAGTCACCGATAGATGAGCTCGTTCGCGAGACCGAATTGGGCGAGGCACATGTAACAGAGATGGCGACAGCCGTTTCGGAATGGCTCGGAACGGTAAAGGAAAAGATGGTCGGACATGATCGCTTCCAACTGGCTGTCGCGCGAAATGCGCTTGGGATGATCGCTCGGGAAGTTGGGCCCACATACGGCGATTACTTCCAATGTCGAGAGATCCTTGCAGGAGAGCTCACGCTCCTTTCTGGCTTCCCCGCGGACGATGACGACGACTACTTGCACGAGCTCCGCCTCGAGATCTGTGATCGCGTAAGAGTTGATTCGCCAAAATATCCGGCGCTTCGAGCAGCACTGAAGAAGTGGACGGGAGAAGGCTAGATGTGCGTCCATTGGACATTGACCCGGCTTGCTTCACCCGAAGTAAGCCCGCGCCCGCTCGTCCGCCAAAGGAATGCGATGCCGGGCGCGCTATGCGCACCCACCCGGACGGGCGCTTTAAACCGTTTCAATAAGAGCGAGGAAGACTAAATGGACTTCGCAATTCCCGCCGATCTTCAGGCGTATTTGGGCGAACTCGACGCCTTCATCGAGGCCGAGATCAAACCGCTTGAGCAGCAGGACGACAATATCCGATTCTTCGACCACCGCCGCGAGCATGCGCGCACGAATTGGGAGGCGGGCGGATTGCCGCGCGAGGAGTGGGAGGAGCTACTCCGCGAAGCCACTCGCCGCGCCGATGCGGCCGGCCACTGGCGCTTCTCCGCGCCTAATAAGTACGGCGGCAAGGATGGGTCGAACCTCTGGATGGCGGTGATCCGCGAGCACTTTGCGAGGAAGGGTCTTGGCCTCCACAACGATCTCCAGAACGAGCACTCGATCGTCGGCAACTTCCCCTTCGTCGCCATGTTCGACCAATGGGGGACCGAGGAGCAGAAAGAGGAGTTCATCCTCGGCGGCTTTGAACGGAAGCGCCGCGTTGCTTTCGGCCTCACCGAGCCGCACCACGGCTCCGACGCGACCCACATGGAAACCCATGCGGTTCGCGAGGAGCGCGACGGCCAAGAGGGCTGGCTCATTAATGGCGAGAAGATGTGGATCACCGGCATGCATGTCGCGACCGACTGCGCGATGTTTGCCCGCACGTCGGGCAAGGCGGGCGATGCGAGCGGGATCACCTGTTTCCTCGTCCCCAATCCCACGCCCGGCCTCGAAATCGAGGAGTGGATGTGGACCTTCAACATGCCGACCGACCACCCGCGCCTTTCGGTCAAGGACGTGTGGGTGCCCGATAGCGCGATCCTCGGTGTCGAGGGGCGCGGCCTCGCGCTCGCGCAGAGCTTCGTCCACCAGAACCGCATCCGGCAGGCGGCAAGCTCCTGCGGCGCGGCGCAGTTCTGCGTCGATGAAAGCGTGAAGTATGCCCGCGAGCGCAAGCCCTTCGGCGAGGAGCTCGCGAAGAACCAGGCGATCCAGTTCCCGCTGGTCGAGCTCGCGACCCAGTGCGAGATGCTGCGCCTGCTCATCTTCAAGACCGCGTGGGAAATGGACAACATGCCGCACGAGGAGATCGAGCGGACGATCTCCGACAAGGTCTCGATGTGCAATTACTGGGCGAACCGGCTGGTGTGCGAAGCGGCCGACCGCGCGATGCAGGTTCATGGCGGCATCGGCTATTCGCGGCACAAACCGTTCGAGCACATCTACCGCCATCACCGCCGCTACCGGATCACCGAAGGCAGCGAGGAGAT
The Erythrobacter sp. THAF29 DNA segment above includes these coding regions:
- a CDS encoding YciI family protein → MALFCFYCRDGENSETLRAIHLEAQREWMARHDENYLAAGPLTNRKGEFVGSLLIIEAEDEEAARATVNDDPYLVGGVWQSIRVDRFEPVKGRWTDGG
- the mtnP gene encoding S-methyl-5'-thioadenosine phosphorylase, which translates into the protein MASEWCIGIIGGSGLYNIEGLEDEQWIAIDTPWGDPSDEVLCGTLNGVKVRFLPRHGRGHPISPTELNSRANIDALKRAGCTDILAISAVGSLREEIEPGRFAVVEQFIDRTMHRDSTYFTSGFVTHVSMADPVCERLSEMAAKAITACKGKVAVGATYIAIEGPQFSTRAESRLYRQWGADVIGMTAMPEARLAREAELPYALIGMATDYDCWREGESVDVAQVIAQMQANGELARDMVAKFIAGLPKKRKPSPIDTALDDAVITAPDEHDPAVLARLDAVAGRLFEN
- a CDS encoding glutathione S-transferase family protein, with the translated sequence MTDSTSDLVIYGSPVSPFVRKVAAVCIEKNVPFDIEPVNVFDPPEWFLEISPMKRIPVLRDRSIAEEGVAGTIADSSAICAYIERKHPEPSLYCEDAYAHGRALMIEEYVDTTLAATGGLGIFRPIFFAVNQGKEPDVEKARKTWAEDIPPILAFLNTELEGRTFCTGDTLSIADISIACILMQIYLVAEMPLDDYPALAEHFERMRDRPSIAGPFAKADGFIRKALPERFNLT
- a CDS encoding aldehyde dehydrogenase family protein encodes the protein MVTQYKNLINGEMIDTGEWLDVVNPANEEVIGQVPACGADELDKAVAAARAAFKTWKNTSFEERQAACMAISGAIKENADELYRLLTSEQGKPHEQAKGEIYGAAGMSAAQATLKLEDEINEDSEQRLSRTRRVPVGVVGGIVPWNFPVMMAVQKIIPALMSGCTIVLKPSPFTPLTTLRLAELIADKVPPGTVNIITGEDSLGPMITAHPDIDKITFTGSTATGKKIMEGASADLKRITLELGGNDASIVLPDADPKKVAEQLFWSAFSNAGQICVAAKRIYIHEDIYDEIAEAIAEYAKTVKVGDGSEQGTGVGPIQNKKQYDRVIELIEDAKANGYQFLTGGEVDPSGTGYYVPISILDNPPEDARIVAEEQFGPVVPLMKFSSEEEVIERANNSEYGLAGAVWTGNPEKGVEIAEQLETGTVWVNEYLHLSPFTPFGGHKQSGFGAEYGLDGLKEFTYPQVITVKKDAEVA
- a CDS encoding phosphotransferase codes for the protein MGDTTPDQLIEGLARVCSRAGLPPPSDLMRLTGGATMESWRFSAGEDQFVLRRAPSLAFMEDRPYGHDTEAAVIEAARAAGVTAPEVVAVLGPEDGIGSGFVMRALPGTPNPKEILEFDGADALLKQAARDLARIHSLGPGDVPEAVPVMDYREAIADLRQQFEEAGGDRPIIALGLKWMEDNCPDPLEPVLVHGDYRMGNLLAEGSRLTGVLDWELAHFGDRHEDLAFGCMAVWRFHRYDRPALGLGSLEDYFRAYEAEAGVKVDRERFRYWLIHRTVWWALGCLKMAKIWRSGEDRMLERVVISRRTSEQELDLLMLLEEDLPEKLLYQSPIDELVRETELGEAHVTEMATAVSEWLGTVKEKMVGHDRFQLAVARNALGMIAREVGPTYGDYFQCREILAGELTLLSGFPADDDDDYLHELRLEICDRVRVDSPKYPALRAALKKWTGEG
- a CDS encoding acyl-CoA dehydrogenase family protein, translating into MDFAIPADLQAYLGELDAFIEAEIKPLEQQDDNIRFFDHRREHARTNWEAGGLPREEWEELLREATRRADAAGHWRFSAPNKYGGKDGSNLWMAVIREHFARKGLGLHNDLQNEHSIVGNFPFVAMFDQWGTEEQKEEFILGGFERKRRVAFGLTEPHHGSDATHMETHAVREERDGQEGWLINGEKMWITGMHVATDCAMFARTSGKAGDASGITCFLVPNPTPGLEIEEWMWTFNMPTDHPRLSVKDVWVPDSAILGVEGRGLALAQSFVHQNRIRQAASSCGAAQFCVDESVKYARERKPFGEELAKNQAIQFPLVELATQCEMLRLLIFKTAWEMDNMPHEEIERTISDKVSMCNYWANRLVCEAADRAMQVHGGIGYSRHKPFEHIYRHHRRYRITEGSEEIQMRKVAAYLFGYLGPKKGTFG